TGCCCTGTTTCGCCAAGGCGACTTCGCAGGAGCCAAACGCGAAGTTGATCTCACCCTGAAGCTGCGCCCTGCGGACTCTGAAGCAGCACAACTCAAGACCAGCATCAACTCAGGCCAAAAACCCCCAGCTGTGGCCGCAGCAGCCGCCACCGACACGACAGCATCGTCGGACTTCGACCCACTCGAACGCATTCGTCGCACCTACTCAGAGGCCTCCTTCCGTCAGGCGGCCTTTCAACTCGACCAGATGCGTGCCATGCGTCTGGCCACTCTGCCCCCTGCGGAACAGGCCGCGAAGTACACGCAACAGGGCCACGAGTATCTCACGCAAGGGCTGGTTCCCGAAGCCGAACAGGAGTTCCAGACCGCCATCGCCGCGGACGCCGCAAGCGCAGAGGCGCACGCGGGGCTCGCCCAGGTTCGCGAGCGCAGCGGAAACTCAGCTGACGCGCGCGCCGAAGCTCAAAGCTCCATCATGCTGCATCCGAACATCCCGGCCTATCTCGTTCTCGCCCGCCTCGATCTGCAGGCCAATGACGCGTCTGCATCTGCGAGAGACGTCAGTAAAGCACTCCAACTCGACCCGAAGGACTCTTCAGCGCAAGGCATGCGTCAGGCCCTGCAGGCACGCGGACAGAGCCTGCCATGACTTCCGTCACGAGATTCGCCCTTCTCTTGCTGATGGCGATCTCCTGCTCACTGTCCACACGTTTGTTCGCCGCTCCCGACTCCCCCGGCACCGTCGTCAAACTCACCATTCACGACACCATCCAGCCCATAACCGCGGACTATCTTCAGCGTGGCCTCCACGAGGCTGCCCATCGCCACGCTCAGGCAGTGCTGATCTCAATGAGCACCCCCGGCGGCCTGCTCGAATCCACCCGCGTCATGGTTCAGGCCATCGAAAACTCACCCGTCCCTGTAATCATCTTCATCTCACCATCGGGCAGCAGAGCAGGTTCGGCCGGATTCTTCATCCTCGAATCAGCCGACATCGCCGCGATGGCCCCCGGAACCAACGCCGGAGCGGCTCATCCCATCGTCGAAGGCCGTCAGCTCGATCCCGTCCTCAAAGACAAGATCGAGAATGACGCCGCCGCCTTCCTCCGTTCCTACACCTCCCGCCGCGGTCGCAACGTCGAAGCCGCCGAAGACGCCGTTCGCAACTCGAAGTCCTACAGCGACGAAGAGGCACTGAAGCTGAAGCTCATCGACCTCGTCTCTGCCGACGACGCCACCCTGCTCAAAACGCTGGATGGCCGCGAGATCCACCGCTTCGACGGCACCACCCAGACCCTGCATCTTCAGGGAGCAGAGATTGTCACCACCGCTCCCTCCGAGCGCGAGCGCCTGCTCAGCAAACTCACCAACCCAGACATCGCCGTCCTGCTGCTCGTTCTCGGCGGCCTCCTCATCTACCTGGAGTTCAACGTTCCCGGCACCGTGGTTCCCGGCTCCATCGGTACGCTCTTCATCCTCCTGGGCCTCTTCGGGCTGAACCTTCTCCCCGTCCGCCACACAGCAATCGTTCTCCTGCTGGCAGCGTTCATAATGATGTTGCTCGAAGCAAAGTTCGGCAGTCACGGCGTCCTTGCGATCGCCGGCATCGCCTCTCTCGTCTTCGGCCTGGCCACCCTCGTCGACGGGCCCATCCCAGAACTCCGCGTCCACATCGCGACAGCCCTGGGCGCAGGCCTCGGCTTCGGCGCCATCTCCTTCGGCCTTGCCTGGATAGCGCTTCGTGCCCGGCGTGGCAAGGTCCTTACCGGCCCACAGGCCATGATCGGCGGCATCGCCGTCGTCCGCACCCCGCTTTGCCCCACTGGGCAGGTGGAGATTCGCGGCGAGCTATGGCAGGCCTCGCTCCGCGGACAGGAATCTCTCGACGTAGGCTCTTTGGTCTCAGTCCGCGACCTGGACGGCCTGACCCTGGTCGTCGAACCTGCCAATAAGCCCGTTTGACGCACCGTCGAAGCCCCCACCAGACTCCGCGCCAGAGTAGACTGAAAGAACAGTAGTTTTTGAATAAGGGAGTCTTTTCTTGATGTTGAATGTGTCTCGCCCGTCGTGGGTTCGGAACGTTGTACTTTGCCTGCTGCTCCCCGCGGCCGGATTAACCGCCAACGCACAGGCCACCCCGCAGTCAGGCCTGGACCGTCAGCTCTCCCGCCTCGACATCGGCGTGGTCGCCTCCGCCATCATCAACAAAGACTCGAACGGCACCGTAGTCGTCAACACCGTTCCGACAGCAGTCAATCTTCATCCCGGCAATACGGTCGGTCCACTCGTAACCATCCGCTATACGAAATCCCCATACCTCGGGTTTGAGTTCAACTACGCCTACGCCCGCTACACCCAGACCTTCACTCCTTTTGGAGCGGCGCCGGTCGGAGGAGTTCAGCAGAATGCCTCCGAATACACCTTCGGTTACGTAGCCCACTTCCCCCGTGAGTTTCATGGGATCGCACCGTTCGCCGGTGGTGGCGCCGGAACAACCGCCTTCCGACCCACACCCGGCGGCGGAGAAGGCCTGTCGCCGCAGGCACGCGCCACCTACTACTACAACGTCGGAGGCGACTACATGCTAAACAAGCACTTCGGAGCACGCGCCGAGTTTCGCCAGCTGTTCTTCAAGGCTCCGGACTTCGAAACCAACTATCTCACCATTCAGAAACACACCACCGAACTCCAGCCCGGCTTCGGCTTCTTCTTTCGCTTCTAGCCAGTAACACCGGCCGCTGCTGCGCCTGCTTTACAATCGCAGCGGCGGCTGCAGTCGGGCCGACAGAGGTTTTACCCATGATGTCTCTCCCGCTCCTCTTTGCCATCGTCATCGTAGTTCTCTACCTTGTGAACTCCCTCAACATCCTCAAAGAGTACGAGCGAGGCGTCATCTTCCGTCTCGGTCGGGTCAAGCAGGCAGCGGCTGGCCCAGGTCTCATCTGGATCTTCCGCCCCCTCGATCAGATCGTGCGCGTCAGCCTCCGCCAGGAAGCGATGGAAGTTCCCCCGCAAGACGTCATCACCCGCGACAACGTCACGCTCAAGGTCAATGCCGTCATCACTCTGCGCGTCGTAGACCCCACTAAGGCTGTCATCGAGGTGGCAAACTACATCTATCAGACCTCGCAGTTCGCTCAGACCACCCTGCGCTCGGTCCTCGGCGAAGTCGACCTCGACGGCCTCCTGGCCCACCGTGAAGCCCTCAACATCCGCATCCAGACCATCATCGACGGCCACACCGCACCCTTCGGCGTCAAAGTCGTCTCCGTCGAAGTCAAGCAGGTTGACATGCCCGAGTCGATGCTACGCGCCATGGCCAAGCAGGCGGAGGCCGAACGCGAACGCCGAGCGAAGATCATCCATGCCGAAGGTGAGTTCAACGCCGCAGCCAAACTCGTCGAAGCCGCCCAGCTCATGGCCACCCAGCCCATGACCCTCCAGCTGCGCTACCTCCAGACCCTCACCGAGATAGGTGTCGAGAAAAATACCACCATCGTCTTTCCCCTTCCAATGGAGCTGATGAACCTGTTCAATAAGACGACGCTCACGCCCGACGCGGCGTTGGAGAAGAAGGTCTGACCGTGAACAGCCGCTACCAAACCGACGACGACTTGCAGGATCTTCACGACTCTCGCGGACAGGATCGCGAGATCTCGCTTGGCGCTACCACTATCCTTGGCATCTTCTTCGTGCTCGCTCTGCTCTGCGCGGTCTTCTTCGGCTTCGGCTACTCCCTGGGCAGGCGTTCCGCCCCCCCTGTAGTCAGCGCAGCAGAGACCACCACCACAAGCTCTGAGTCCAGCGCCTCCAAACCCGCACCGGGAAGCCCCGCAGCCCACACAGCGCCCTCTTCGCCTGCAATCCAGGCCGACGACGCGAGCCAGACTCCCAGCCTCTCGGACGCTCCAACAAACGCGTCCACCGAGCCGAGCCAGCCGAGTCCCGCTATCACCAAAGTCAAGGCCGTCGCCGCAGACTTCCGCCCCGACACCCGCCCCGAATCAGCGACCAAGCCCACCACCAGGCCAGTGTCGCTCGCGCCTACCGTGCCGGCAGCACCGGGAGTAGCCATCGTCCAGGTCGCCGCCGTCTCACACCAGGAGGACGCCGACGTTCTCGTCAACGCCCTGAAGCATCGTGGCTACAACGTCGCCATTCACAAGGAGCCGCAGGACAAGCTGCTCCACGTTCAGATCGGGCCCTTCCCAACCAAAAAGGATGCCGACGCCATGCGGCAGCGTCTCCAGACCGACGGCTACAACGCCATCGTCAAGTAATCTGCAGGCTTCATCTCCAGCGGCAGAGCCTCTGCAATCGCGTTCCGGACCGCCCGCATCAGCTCCTCCCGAGTCGCATAGTCCGACGGCTCGATAGCCGGAAGCAGTTGAACGCGCGCCAATCCAGGCGTGATGGCGTTACTTCCCTTCCTCATCATCGTCTGCGTCCCCGACACAGCGATAGGAATAATCGGTGCCTTCGTCTCCTGCGCCAGAAAAAACGGCCCCTTTTTGAAGGTCGAGAGTCGCCCATCCGGCGAACGAGTTCCCTCCGGATACACGAGGATGTGCAGCCCCGAGCGCAGCGCATCCACAGCGGCCGCCACGCTGGCCTGCGCGGAATCTCGACGGCTGCCACGCTCCACCGGAACGAACTTCGCCATGCGCATCGCCCGGCCCAGAATCGGGATGTTCATCAGCTCCTTCTTCAGCAGCACCGAACTGCGTCCCGGAAGAAGCGGAATTGTAACCGGAGGATCAAGATTCGAGACATGATTGCTCATGAAGATGCAGCTGCGTCCCGCTGGAATATTCTCGAACCCGCTGATCTCGATCTTGATTCCAGCAGCACGCACCCCCGCGTTCGTGATCCACATCGCAACCCGATAGAGCCGGGTGATGTCTCCGACCAACAAAGTGTAAGGAATGCCAGCGATCCCGGCGATTGGACCCAGGGCGAGATAAACAAAGACGAGCTTCAGGGTTGCGAACATACCATCTTCAAGGATAACAGTCGCAACAGAGCTCCCAACCGGCCGCTTTACGTCCTTGAAGTTCGGCCCGCAATCGCCGCCGGAAGCTTCCCGTAGATATTCCCGAATCCGCCATTGGAAAGGATCGCAACAACATCTCCCTCTCGCAACTCGGGCGCAACCGCTCCGACGATCGCATCGGCATCGGCCAGCAAACTCGCAGGTACTCCGCGCTTGTTCAAAGCACTCACAACATGGTCCGGGTGCAATCGTTCGTCCGCTGGAATGCTCTCGGACTTGAAGACCGAGGCCAGTACGACCCGGTCCGCCAGCGCGAGGCTGTCCACCAGATCGAGCTCAAAGACATTCCGCCTCAGCGTATTGGACCGCGGCTCCAGCACCGCCCAGAGGCGTCTGTTCGGGTAGGATTCGCGCAACGCCCGGAGAGTCTCGCGAATCGCCGTCGGATGATGCGCAAAGTCGTCGATTACGGTGACGCCCCCCACAACGGAACGGACTTCGAGCCTTCGCTTCACGCTCTTGAAGGTCGCCAGCGCCTCGACGATCGCCCCAGTCGGAACACCCTGCCCTGCTGCAAGCGCCGCCGCCGCCGTAGCGTTGAGCGCGTTATGCGCCCCCGCCATCGGCAGGCTCAGATCAGCAAACGGAGCACCCGCGCGCGTCACCGTCCAGCGAGTCAACGCCCCTTCATGCCGCAGATCTGCAAGACGCCAATGCGACAGAGGATCGAAGCCATATCGCTCCACCGCGCAGAAGGCCTTCTCGATACACTCACTCACGTTCTCGCTGCCATCGAACGCAACAATCCGCCCGCGCCCCGGCACAAGATTGACCAGCCGCTTGAACGCAGTCTTCACCGCGCCAAGATCAGCGTAGATATCCGCATGATCGAACTCGACATGAGTCAAGATCAGAGCATCGGGAAAGTAATGCAGAAACTTTGGCCCCTTGTCGAAGAAGGCGGTGTCGTACTCATCGCCCTCCAGCAGAAATGGCCTGGTCGAACGAACCATGAAGCTGGTCCCGAAGTTCTCCGCAACGCCACCAATCAGAAACGAGGGCGCCAGCGCGGGGTTCTGTCTCGACGCAACCTCATAGATCCACGCCAGCATGCTCGTAGTCGTCGTCTTGCCATGCGTCCCCGCAACTACCAGCGACTCCCGCCCCGGCAGAAACTCATCATGCAGAATCGAGGCCATCGAACAAAATGGAATCCGTGTATCAAGCACGTACTCCAGCTCCACGTTGCCCCGCGAGATCGCGTTCCCAACCACGACCAGGTCCGGCCTCGGTTCCAGATTGCTCTCTGAAAATGGTTCACGAATCGGAATTTTAAGCGAAGCCAGCAGATCACTCATCGGCGGATAGGCGGCCGTGTCCGACCCCGTAACACGGTGTCCTTGAAGCTGCAGCATTCCGGCCAGCGAGGCCATCGCCGTACCGCAGATGCCGATCAGATGAATGTGTTTGGAATTTTGCATGTCGCGAGACTCCAGCCTAACCGCTCACCGCTGCTTCGAGAAGGTGCATCCTCGGATTCCTCGCGTCAGTAAGGTCCAGTCTCGCGGAAACCCCAAGCGGCAACGTCACGTTGTACGTGCTCACATGCCCACAACGCAGCCCGACCGCAATCGGGCCATCGAACTCACGAAGCGAGTGGAGAATCGCGCTCTCCAGATAGTCTCGCTCCTCCTGCGAAACACACTGCCCCATATCCCCGAAAACAATCCCCGTCGCTTTTTCAAGAACTCCGGCATAGCGAAGATGCAGCAGCATGCGGTCCCACTGGTACGGCTTCGTCCCGATGTCCTCCAAAAAGAGAATGCTCTCCCGCTCGATTCGCGGAGCATACGGCGTACCAATCGCCTCCACGAAGATGGACAGACACCCACCCGCGACCACGCCCTCCGCCCGCCCCGCACGCAAGACGCGAAGCCCCTCCGCTTCACCAAGCGACCATGCTCCACTGTCCGTCAGACTATGATGCCAGCTCGGAAGATCCACGCCATCATCCTGCGAGAAATCCGCCGCCACCATCGGCCCATAGAACGTCGCAAGATTCGCCTCGTTATGAAGCCAGCAATGAAGCGAGGTATGGTCGCTGTACCCGATAAACAGCTTCGGATTTGATCGGATAAGCGTCGCATCAAGATAAGGCAGCAACTCCGCCGATCCCCACCCACCCCGCGTGCAGACGATCCCATCAATCTCCGGATTCGCAAACGCCGCATGCAAATCCTGGAGACGATCCTCAAGTT
This Tunturibacter gelidoferens DNA region includes the following protein-coding sequences:
- a CDS encoding NfeD family protein is translated as MTSVTRFALLLLMAISCSLSTRLFAAPDSPGTVVKLTIHDTIQPITADYLQRGLHEAAHRHAQAVLISMSTPGGLLESTRVMVQAIENSPVPVIIFISPSGSRAGSAGFFILESADIAAMAPGTNAGAAHPIVEGRQLDPVLKDKIENDAAAFLRSYTSRRGRNVEAAEDAVRNSKSYSDEEALKLKLIDLVSADDATLLKTLDGREIHRFDGTTQTLHLQGAEIVTTAPSERERLLSKLTNPDIAVLLLVLGGLLIYLEFNVPGTVVPGSIGTLFILLGLFGLNLLPVRHTAIVLLLAAFIMMLLEAKFGSHGVLAIAGIASLVFGLATLVDGPIPELRVHIATALGAGLGFGAISFGLAWIALRARRGKVLTGPQAMIGGIAVVRTPLCPTGQVEIRGELWQASLRGQESLDVGSLVSVRDLDGLTLVVEPANKPV
- a CDS encoding outer membrane beta-barrel protein; this encodes MLNVSRPSWVRNVVLCLLLPAAGLTANAQATPQSGLDRQLSRLDIGVVASAIINKDSNGTVVVNTVPTAVNLHPGNTVGPLVTIRYTKSPYLGFEFNYAYARYTQTFTPFGAAPVGGVQQNASEYTFGYVAHFPREFHGIAPFAGGGAGTTAFRPTPGGGEGLSPQARATYYYNVGGDYMLNKHFGARAEFRQLFFKAPDFETNYLTIQKHTTELQPGFGFFFRF
- a CDS encoding slipin family protein, with the protein product MMSLPLLFAIVIVVLYLVNSLNILKEYERGVIFRLGRVKQAAAGPGLIWIFRPLDQIVRVSLRQEAMEVPPQDVITRDNVTLKVNAVITLRVVDPTKAVIEVANYIYQTSQFAQTTLRSVLGEVDLDGLLAHREALNIRIQTIIDGHTAPFGVKVVSVEVKQVDMPESMLRAMAKQAEAERERRAKIIHAEGEFNAAAKLVEAAQLMATQPMTLQLRYLQTLTEIGVEKNTTIVFPLPMELMNLFNKTTLTPDAALEKKV
- a CDS encoding SPOR domain-containing protein, producing the protein MNSRYQTDDDLQDLHDSRGQDREISLGATTILGIFFVLALLCAVFFGFGYSLGRRSAPPVVSAAETTTTSSESSASKPAPGSPAAHTAPSSPAIQADDASQTPSLSDAPTNASTEPSQPSPAITKVKAVAADFRPDTRPESATKPTTRPVSLAPTVPAAPGVAIVQVAAVSHQEDADVLVNALKHRGYNVAIHKEPQDKLLHVQIGPFPTKKDADAMRQRLQTDGYNAIVK
- a CDS encoding lysophospholipid acyltransferase family protein, producing MFATLKLVFVYLALGPIAGIAGIPYTLLVGDITRLYRVAMWITNAGVRAAGIKIEISGFENIPAGRSCIFMSNHVSNLDPPVTIPLLPGRSSVLLKKELMNIPILGRAMRMAKFVPVERGSRRDSAQASVAAAVDALRSGLHILVYPEGTRSPDGRLSTFKKGPFFLAQETKAPIIPIAVSGTQTMMRKGSNAITPGLARVQLLPAIEPSDYATREELMRAVRNAIAEALPLEMKPADYLTMAL
- the mpl gene encoding UDP-N-acetylmuramate:L-alanyl-gamma-D-glutamyl-meso-diaminopimelate ligase, translating into MQNSKHIHLIGICGTAMASLAGMLQLQGHRVTGSDTAAYPPMSDLLASLKIPIREPFSESNLEPRPDLVVVGNAISRGNVELEYVLDTRIPFCSMASILHDEFLPGRESLVVAGTHGKTTTTSMLAWIYEVASRQNPALAPSFLIGGVAENFGTSFMVRSTRPFLLEGDEYDTAFFDKGPKFLHYFPDALILTHVEFDHADIYADLGAVKTAFKRLVNLVPGRGRIVAFDGSENVSECIEKAFCAVERYGFDPLSHWRLADLRHEGALTRWTVTRAGAPFADLSLPMAGAHNALNATAAAALAAGQGVPTGAIVEALATFKSVKRRLEVRSVVGGVTVIDDFAHHPTAIRETLRALRESYPNRRLWAVLEPRSNTLRRNVFELDLVDSLALADRVVLASVFKSESIPADERLHPDHVVSALNKRGVPASLLADADAIVGAVAPELREGDVVAILSNGGFGNIYGKLPAAIAGRTSRT
- a CDS encoding S66 peptidase family protein; this encodes MTASFFKPWALRSGATLAVLSPASTPKPELVERGIAHLQRLGYNTVLSPHALDNGPLYYAGKLEDRLQDLHAAFANPEIDGIVCTRGGWGSAELLPYLDATLIRSNPKLFIGYSDHTSLHCWLHNEANLATFYGPMVAADFSQDDGVDLPSWHHSLTDSGAWSLGEAEGLRVLRAGRAEGVVAGGCLSIFVEAIGTPYAPRIERESILFLEDIGTKPYQWDRMLLHLRYAGVLEKATGIVFGDMGQCVSQEERDYLESAILHSLREFDGPIAVGLRCGHVSTYNVTLPLGVSARLDLTDARNPRMHLLEAAVSG